One window of the Ideonella sp. WA131b genome contains the following:
- a CDS encoding MFS transporter produces the protein MPEPATGVPARTLLALVVGQLGIHAAMAGLRLAAPLQALREGYSAWAVGLLLALFAGAAVLSALRAGRLADRHGYHRPMKLAVAVTVAGMLCALGSTWAPEGWRFALLCLAAAGTGMGTNTGMLTIQRTAGHTAGSATERVRIFSWLGVAPSFSNVVGPVAAGLMIDWGGFVAAYALLLALPVITLVSARLVPRQAPWGVAEAEQRAAWDLLRLPAFRRLLWVNGLLAMCWDVHTFAVPVLGHERGFSAGTIGLILGAFTLSVTLVRLAIPLLAHRLHEATVVRSAMVGCGLVFALYPLAPSPLWMGVCAVLLGLALGSVQPMVMSLLHDVTPGARHGEALALRSMVINASSTALPLLFGASGALVGAAALFWAAGGAVGAGSWLARRLQPG, from the coding sequence ATGCCTGAGCCCGCCACGGGCGTGCCGGCGCGCACGCTGCTGGCCTTGGTGGTGGGCCAGCTCGGCATTCACGCCGCGATGGCCGGGTTGCGTCTGGCAGCACCGCTGCAGGCGCTGCGAGAGGGCTACAGCGCCTGGGCCGTGGGCTTGCTGCTGGCGCTGTTCGCGGGTGCGGCCGTGCTCAGCGCCTTGCGCGCCGGGCGGCTGGCCGACCGCCACGGCTATCACCGGCCCATGAAGCTGGCCGTGGCCGTGACGGTGGCCGGCATGCTGTGTGCGCTGGGCTCCACCTGGGCGCCCGAGGGCTGGCGCTTTGCGCTGCTGTGCCTGGCCGCCGCCGGCACGGGCATGGGCACCAACACCGGCATGCTCACCATTCAGCGCACAGCCGGCCACACCGCGGGCTCGGCCACCGAGCGGGTGCGCATCTTCAGCTGGCTGGGCGTGGCGCCGTCGTTCAGCAACGTCGTCGGCCCGGTGGCGGCAGGGCTGATGATCGACTGGGGCGGGTTCGTTGCCGCCTACGCGCTGCTGCTGGCGCTGCCGGTCATCACACTGGTGTCGGCGCGGCTGGTGCCTCGGCAGGCCCCCTGGGGCGTGGCCGAGGCTGAGCAGCGCGCCGCCTGGGACCTGCTGCGGCTGCCGGCCTTCCGCCGCCTGCTGTGGGTGAACGGCCTGCTGGCCATGTGCTGGGACGTGCACACCTTCGCGGTGCCGGTGCTCGGGCACGAGCGGGGCTTCAGCGCCGGCACGATCGGCCTCATCCTGGGCGCCTTCACCTTGTCGGTGACGCTGGTGCGCCTGGCCATCCCGCTGCTTGCGCACCGCCTGCACGAGGCCACCGTGGTGCGCAGCGCCATGGTGGGCTGCGGCCTCGTCTTTGCGCTGTACCCGCTGGCGCCGTCACCGCTGTGGATGGGCGTGTGCGCCGTGCTGCTGGGGCTGGCGCTGGGCAGCGTGCAGCCGATGGTGATGTCGCTGCTTCACGACGTGACGCCGGGCGCGCGCCATGGCGAGGCGCTGGCCTTGCGGTCCATGGTGATCAACGCCTCAAGCACGGCGCTGCCTCTGTTGTTCGGAGCCAGCGGCGCGCTGGTGGGGGCTGCCGCGTTGTTCTGGGCCGCGGGCGGCGCGGTGGGAGCCGGCTCGTGGCTGGCGCGGCGGCTGCAGCCGGGTTAG
- the rmuC gene encoding DNA recombination protein RmuC — translation MPEPLLWAALALLALNLALLLALLLRRPPDNAGPELARLERALRDELGRQGQGTRGDLASFQQMVLAASGDALRTQNEQIDGFRVQLGLMQQALEAALRRFADSQAEQLQKLSEANERRIAEVRHAVEQRLLALQDGNEKKLDQMRATVDEKLHATLEQRLGESFKQVADRLEQVHKGLGEMQGLARDVGSLSRVLSNVKTRGIFGETQLAGLLEQVFTPEQYAANVATVPGSSERVEFAVRLPGRSPAGGDEAPLWLPIDAKFPREDYERLLDAQERADAPAAESAARAIEARLRAEARSIREKYVAPPHTTDFGILFVPTEGLYAEALRRPGLFEALQREHKVVLTGPTTLLATLTSLQMGFRTLALEKRSAEVWQVLGAVKTEFGKFGEVLAKTKKKLDEAASTIDAASVRTRAMERRLRGVESLPEPRVAELLPGLEDDAAAEPRPDA, via the coding sequence ATGCCCGAACCTCTGCTGTGGGCCGCGCTGGCCCTGCTGGCGCTGAACCTCGCCCTGCTGCTGGCGCTGCTGCTGCGCCGTCCGCCCGACAACGCCGGCCCGGAGCTCGCGCGGCTGGAGCGCGCGCTGCGCGACGAGCTCGGCCGCCAGGGGCAGGGCACCCGCGGCGATCTCGCCAGCTTCCAGCAGATGGTGCTGGCGGCCAGCGGCGACGCGCTGCGCACGCAGAACGAGCAGATCGACGGCTTCCGCGTGCAGCTGGGGCTGATGCAGCAGGCGCTGGAGGCCGCGCTGCGGCGCTTTGCCGATTCGCAGGCCGAACAGCTGCAGAAGCTCTCCGAGGCCAACGAGCGCCGCATTGCCGAGGTGCGCCACGCCGTGGAGCAGCGACTCCTGGCGCTGCAGGACGGCAACGAGAAGAAGCTCGACCAGATGCGCGCCACGGTCGACGAGAAGCTGCACGCCACGCTCGAGCAGCGTCTGGGCGAGAGCTTCAAGCAGGTGGCCGACCGCCTGGAGCAGGTGCACAAGGGCCTGGGCGAGATGCAGGGCCTGGCGCGCGATGTGGGTTCGCTCAGCCGCGTGCTCAGCAACGTCAAGACGCGCGGCATCTTCGGCGAGACCCAGCTGGCCGGGCTGCTGGAGCAGGTCTTCACGCCCGAGCAGTACGCCGCCAACGTGGCCACGGTGCCGGGCAGCAGCGAGCGTGTGGAGTTCGCGGTGCGGCTGCCGGGCCGCAGCCCGGCCGGCGGCGACGAGGCCCCGCTGTGGCTGCCCATCGACGCCAAGTTCCCGCGCGAAGACTACGAGCGGCTGCTCGACGCGCAGGAACGCGCCGATGCACCCGCCGCCGAGTCTGCCGCGCGCGCCATCGAGGCGCGGCTGCGCGCCGAGGCCCGCAGCATCCGCGAGAAGTACGTGGCGCCGCCGCACACCACCGACTTCGGCATCCTCTTCGTGCCCACCGAGGGCCTGTATGCCGAGGCGCTGCGCCGCCCGGGCCTGTTCGAGGCCCTGCAGCGCGAGCACAAGGTGGTGCTCACCGGGCCCACCACGCTGCTGGCCACCCTGACCAGCCTGCAGATGGGCTTTCGCACGCTGGCGCTGGAGAAGCGCTCGGCCGAGGTCTGGCAGGTGCTGGGCGCCGTCAAGACCGAGTTCGGCAAGTTCGGCGAGGTGCTGGCCAAGACGAAGAAGAAGCTCGACGAGGCCGCCAGCACCATCGACGCCGCCAGCGTGCGCACGCGGGCGATGGAGCGGCGGCTGCGCGGCGTGGAATCGCTGCCCGAGCCGCGCGTGGCCGAGCTGCTGCCCGGCCTCGAAGACGACGCGGCCGCCGAGCCGCGCCCCGATGCCTGA